From Chloroflexota bacterium, one genomic window encodes:
- a CDS encoding aminotransferase class V-fold PLP-dependent enzyme: MIYLDNAATTWPKPPGVTEALVNFMQNVGGSPGRSGHRMAVEANRIVYDTREALATLFDMDDPLRIVFTANVTQALNLVLFGYLRPGDHVVTTSIEHNSVMRPLRYLQSLGVDLTVVPCSPEGVLDVADVEKAIQPHTVLLAINHASNVVGTIQPVADVGEIARRYDLLLLVDAAQTAGAYPIDMNQIDLLAFTGHKALFGPQGTGGLCIGERVDLDRVLPLTRGGTGSQSELEEQPDFLPDKYESGTANGVGIAGLGAGVRFVLEQGVENIRRHEQMLTERLLAGLQDIPGVHVYGTHDARRQTACVSFNIEGVEPSDVALRLDEEYAIMCRPGLHCAPSAHRTIGTYPRGTVRFGLSYFNSIEQIDAAIEAVHRIASKARVA, from the coding sequence CAGAATGTGGGTGGCAGCCCTGGCCGCTCTGGGCATCGGATGGCGGTGGAAGCCAACCGAATCGTGTACGATACACGCGAAGCATTGGCGACATTATTTGACATGGACGATCCTCTGCGTATTGTTTTCACTGCCAATGTTACTCAGGCGCTCAATCTAGTGCTCTTTGGGTACCTGCGTCCAGGCGATCATGTCGTAACCACGTCTATAGAGCACAACTCTGTTATGCGTCCCCTGCGATATCTGCAATCACTAGGGGTGGATTTAACCGTGGTACCTTGTTCTCCCGAAGGGGTCTTGGATGTAGCAGACGTGGAAAAGGCGATTCAGCCGCATACCGTTCTGTTGGCGATCAACCATGCCTCGAATGTGGTGGGTACGATTCAGCCAGTGGCCGATGTTGGCGAGATAGCCCGACGGTATGACCTCTTGCTCCTGGTGGATGCAGCGCAGACGGCTGGTGCTTATCCGATTGACATGAACCAGATTGATTTACTGGCTTTTACAGGGCACAAGGCGCTGTTCGGCCCTCAGGGAACAGGAGGGCTGTGCATAGGAGAGCGTGTAGACCTGGATCGGGTGCTGCCCCTCACTCGAGGTGGGACGGGCAGCCAATCTGAACTAGAAGAACAACCGGATTTCTTGCCTGACAAATACGAGAGCGGTACAGCCAATGGCGTGGGCATTGCCGGTCTTGGGGCAGGCGTGCGCTTTGTGCTTGAGCAAGGAGTAGAAAATATCCGTCGTCATGAACAAATGCTGACAGAACGGCTGCTTGCTGGCCTGCAGGATATCCCTGGTGTGCATGTCTACGGCACTCACGATGCCCGACGGCAGACTGCGTGTGTCTCGTTCAATATTGAAGGTGTCGAACCATCCGATGTGGCGCTGCGGTTAGACGAAGAGTACGCCATCATGTGCCGTCCCGGCTTACACTGTGCACCGTCTGCGCATCGTACCATTGGCACATACCCGCGAGGCACCGTCAGGTTCGGGCTGAGCTACTTCAACTCAATAGAGCAGATAGATGCAGCTATTGAAGCGGTGCACAGAATAGCAAGCAAGGCACGGGTTGCCTAG
- the selD gene encoding selenide, water dikinase SelD, with translation MKVAESCELKRLTAMTTAAGUAAKRGPAALAQVLRPLQGMFTRADYPNLLVGLEVSDDAAVYKISDDVAIVQTIDFFTPIVDDPYTYGAIAAANAMSDVYAMGGEVILALNIACFPANLPPAVITEILRGGAEKVREGGGVVAGGHTVDDPEPKYGLSVMGIVHPQHIATKAGARPGDILLLTKSLGTGIISTAAKSNVADAAHLQAAIDSMLQLNRIGAQLVPQFDIKAMTDITGFSLLGHAEEMAEHSGVRLHIHAEQVPLLPGARDYAENWLFPGGSKRNADHFGQWVKASPRISEELLMLFYTPETSGGLLIAVSQDKLAEVEAFLRMEKQHYWVIGEVEAGDGVEVD, from the coding sequence ATGAAGGTGGCTGAATCATGCGAACTCAAGCGTCTGACAGCCATGACCACTGCTGCAGGTTGAGCTGCTAAGCGCGGGCCCGCGGCCCTGGCGCAGGTTCTGCGCCCACTGCAAGGCATGTTCACCCGCGCTGACTACCCTAACCTGTTGGTTGGATTGGAAGTCAGCGATGATGCAGCGGTGTATAAAATCAGCGATGATGTAGCCATTGTACAGACGATAGACTTTTTCACTCCTATTGTGGATGATCCTTATACCTATGGTGCTATCGCGGCTGCCAATGCCATGAGCGACGTCTATGCGATGGGTGGGGAAGTCATCCTTGCTTTGAATATTGCCTGTTTTCCGGCGAACCTTCCACCTGCTGTCATTACGGAGATCCTGCGCGGTGGAGCAGAAAAAGTTCGCGAAGGGGGTGGGGTAGTTGCTGGTGGGCATACCGTGGATGATCCTGAACCAAAGTATGGGCTTTCTGTCATGGGCATTGTGCATCCGCAGCACATCGCTACGAAAGCGGGAGCACGTCCTGGTGACATCTTGTTGCTGACCAAGTCCCTCGGGACCGGGATTATCAGCACAGCCGCCAAGAGCAACGTAGCCGATGCCGCGCATCTGCAGGCGGCGATTGACTCAATGTTGCAATTGAACCGCATTGGTGCACAGCTTGTGCCTCAATTTGATATCAAGGCAATGACTGACATCACTGGTTTTAGCTTGCTTGGCCATGCTGAGGAAATGGCTGAGCACAGCGGCGTTCGCTTGCACATCCATGCTGAGCAAGTGCCGCTTTTGCCTGGTGCGCGAGATTACGCTGAAAACTGGCTTTTCCCAGGTGGGAGCAAACGTAACGCGGACCATTTTGGACAATGGGTCAAGGCTTCTCCGCGGATTAGCGAAGAATTGCTGATGCTGTTCTACACCCCGGAAACATCTGGGGGGCTCTTGATCGCGGTGTCACAGGACAAACTCGCTGAGGTTGAAGCCTTTCTGCGTATGGAAAAGCAACACTATTGGGTCATTGGCGAAGTCGAAGCAGGGGACGGCGTGGAGGTGGATTGA
- a CDS encoding DUF3343 domain-containing protein produces MAETEYAVVLFHSTQGAIKAERVLLRVGFQVKLIPTPRQLSSDCGTALRCAWADVDAVCAVLREAKVEYDSVHKVIVKE; encoded by the coding sequence GTGGCCGAGACGGAATATGCCGTTGTGCTCTTCCATTCGACACAAGGTGCGATCAAAGCGGAGCGTGTGCTGCTACGCGTCGGATTTCAAGTGAAACTGATCCCAACGCCCCGCCAACTGAGTTCTGATTGTGGAACAGCCTTGCGCTGTGCCTGGGCGGATGTGGACGCTGTCTGTGCCGTGTTGCGCGAAGCTAAGGTGGAGTATGATAGCGTTCACAAGGTGATAGTGAAAGAATGA